A window of Bactrocera dorsalis isolate Fly_Bdor chromosome 4, ASM2337382v1, whole genome shotgun sequence genomic DNA:
TCTATACCTTTGGTTCATCCGGATGCGCGAAAGGAATTGTCCTGTAAGTGGATTAATGCTAAAAGAAAAGGCTAAGGAATTGCATTCCCTACTTAAAGAAAACGCGACCGGATTCAATGCTAGTGACGGATGGCTTCAGAGATTTAAGAAAAGATACGGAGTTAGATTGCTTAAAGTATCTGGAGAAAAACTCTCATCGCAGCCTCAATTGGTTGATCCATTTAAAGTGaaactaaaacataaaattgaGGAAATGGAGTTATGTAATGACCAATTGTATAATGCTGACGAATCTGGTTTATTCTGGAAGCTTTTGCCAGATAAGACCTATGCATCATCGCATGAAAAAACTGCTCCAGGAACAAAGACGGAGAAGCAGCGTATAACATTTCTCTGTTGCACAAATGCATCGGGTGCACACAAACTTCAACTTTTAGTAATTGGTAAGGCAAAAAATCCACACAGCTTTAAAAACTTTAGTTGCTCTACGGATTATAAGAACTCGAAATCAGCCTGGATGACGTCTGCCATTTTTAAACATTGGTTCCATCAATCTTTTGTGCCAcaggtaaacaattttttcgcttaattaataattattataaattcttgCTTTTGGCCAGGTAAGATTGTTTCTAAAGCGGAAGAACTTACCATTAAAGGCACTATTACTTATTGACAACGCTCCCTCTCATCCAAGTGAAGCAGAATTAAAAACTGAAGATGGAAATATAATTGCCATGTTTATGCCGCCAAATGTCACCCCTCTTATCCAAACTATGGATCAAAATGCGATTAAAATAACGAAGTTATATTACAGAAACAGTTTGTTGGCTCCAATAGCAGCAAAAAACTTAGATTTGCTTGAATCAATGAAAAATGTAACGTTGAAAGATGCTGTTACCCTTTCAGCACAGAAACTCTTGCCAATtgttggaaaactattttaagtTTAATGGGAAACGAGGAGGACCCTGAATATAACATTCCATTAAGTATCCTGAAAGACAAATGGAGTGCAGAAATAAACTCTTTAATGCGAATGTCAGTTGATCTCCTTCAGGACTTGAGTCCTCAGGTAGAAGTTTTACGACACACTTTGATatcattattacttttttctattttaggtTGAGTTTACACTGCCAATGGTTCGAGAGTGGAACGATGACCCTTGTGTTGATGATACCACCGAAATCCATGAAATTGAAGAAAGTGACGATGATGATTGTATTGCCGAAGACCCCATAAAGAAAATTGCCGCAAGTGAGGCAGTTGAAATCTTTAACAAGGCATTGCAATGGGCTGGAGATGCAATGGTTGATCAAAGCGACATGAGTGTACTTAGACGCTTAAGGGAGTAAGCTGTATTTCAGCTTTCGACAATCGCTAACGTGAACATTTTCACTAACGTGAACTCCCTTGGTTTTAATTAGTTCACGTTACCGCGAGTGCACTGTAATTAACTCCCTAAGTCCCCATACACTTAAGagacaaattttgagtttttgacTGATTTTTTGCATAGGATTTGTTCCCTGCAAAatacaagagtatgaaatgttcggttactagagaacttagcccttccttacatgtatgctttgtttttgaaaatttatttttgaaacattcccgacaataaaaatttgtgttttgaatGAAAACTGAATTCAAATCCCACAAAACTATTAGAATATTAAcaactagctggccccgcagccgttgtcttgcgtgaaattatgtgttttgaaatgaaaagaaagttgaatttatcatttcatttttttttttcaatgtaacgcagcttcataaacaaaattttttggtttctgttccggtgtacagaaaagatggctttccaactcgtgtgcacgccacgtatatctggccgtgtgaaaaacatagaatttccaaacttattgcacacactatgcgactatccttgtgtcctgttgagtgtcatctcaaatgcaattttcgctggaaactgaaatggcaaatcgttggaactcaaagaaattcgttgaatcaagcattcagccctttgtattcgatagctgcgtcacaatcagtcgggttccattacatagtttcggcgcttgcagattgcaaaacataataacgacagatcaaactttgagacgcaaatgatgcggtggcataccaagcctctccaaagaatttataaactccactggataattcacggcgacgtcttcaatggaaagacgatcggtcgatttgtatgagcgcaagtcttccggaatttgactttgaatctttcagttgaagtcaaaaacatcggtattttttggcagttattattgcgcgtgcattaaggaatcatagttacgataatttggccaatgtccgaagattggtgatgagttcatctttcgtgaattgataaaccgcagatagaattgatatcaaaccaccggaagcatcaaccggaattgacccatttccaatttttagcgaatacgatgtaaaatgtcttcgacaatgtcatttttgttcgtatctcataattgacgcggatttaaaggctgatatggtgaaatgattatcgcgaaaagtgtgcgatcttcatttgcattcgaagtagctatcgcatcgtccaacgtttgtttccactgattatcgtgttcaagcaattgtaattgcacacaccataccattcacagtacgcaatacgccgcgtacattaatcagttgcaaccgaaggtagaagcaatcatcgttttttgggtgggttgtgcaaattcatcctaatgcattagttgagaacacacctgaatgtgcatctactgttcggtcttgccatgaatgcaaggtattttcaaatagagcaatgttctcgtaagcggatcactgacgaaagttgagaaaaaaactcgtcaatgttagttttgttgttggcggtgttaccaccggctgtaatgtattctctgggctgaaataaactctttggccaaactccatattaactgcgagacacacaacaatcggaaaccgttcatgaattgcaaaagtaaatatcctacaaagcgctttattgcagttcacgtatggaccgtatcgttaaGACCATtgaccgccatgttgcttcccttggtgacgtacttacaaacgtattttatagattacaccaaactgcaatactaaacattgatatgagttttgaatgtgaattagacaacagtggagaatatagtacgaacttcactactctaagttgtatggtcgtctgatgagctacgacgatggagtggatatccatcatttccagtttgcgattccgaaagaaaagcaagcggatagtgtttcgtgcatttattgttagacatataaaccgaaaagggtccatgaaccatattgctttccaccacttcatgtaatactggatctttctctacatcaggaattaccagagaaatgatttcatcaatttgatttggtgtaaccatcatccaaagaagaatatgtgcgtgcggcaaacctctcttttgccactcaacagagtacatctagctaaagtcaatcaaacatcgtaactgttgtttgaaaagtcgtgctgtgccatcgtgacgatcgcttactgattgaccgcgatccataattccgcacatatgtcaccgcatcctgggagtacttcctgCCTTGTCTTAGGCTGCAatactttgatgtcaaaaagaacaccgaccgatattagggcgatctcttggtggcttcgtaacaaatttcaatctgcaattgacctctttgtgtgaaacacacgtaaagttttcactgaataattttcaattgttcaattcacaacctgtcgtaaagcatcgtaaatcgtaaaattataaaaaaaaagtgtaaaaatttataattttacgatgctttacgacaggttgtgaattgaacaaataatttttcttttgaatagccggaataaaaaagcaagcgatcgagactgaactattcaaataatttccaaatcaaaatattgaaaaacaaaacagaaattgaaaaaaatgtttatggaaaaaagttactttttggaattatccaatttgccgacttttcatgaaaagtataagatgtttttatttctaaaccttccttaatccacaacaaacaacctcttaaaatttcatcaatattggttcagccgttctcttagcgttactaacgaacaaacattcattcgtttgtatgagaaaaagaaaaggactgtttttaggggttttccggcaattattcgaataatccctgaacctaaacgaatattttaaaaaaagaattatcaaatttcgttcagtcgtattaaagttatgagcgtacatacttacattttggcgattcatttttacatacatacatatttatatagacgaagatgtaaggttgtttttattgttttttttttgaagaaatgaaatattgaaatgattcctacaaacatgaattttgaacaaatgcttatgatttgaaatataatttttgtatttatgagttgtattaaattttgacataaagagataaaaagtatcctatgtccgtctcctggctctaagctacctccctaccaattttcagccaaatctgttctgccgttcttgagttataagtgatgtaactaacacgactttcttttatatatatagatcaTGAGAAAAATCTAATAAAGGTGATTTGGCATTATGAGTTAAAAAAGAAGCACTCTCTCAAGTAACACCGCCTTATATCATCATTAAATCATGAGAAATCTCCCTCAAGCCACCTAACGGTTAAGTCTTCGGTTCGGTTGACCCGGTTGTTATTTCGATGACCTAACCCTGTTTGGATCGGTAAATAATAAGTTAAGATTATCATTAATTTCAGAGAAACACCTAGCAGTAGGGTTGCTTTTTACTCCCTCGATCTGGGCTGGCTTTGAATCCAACCCGGGCCCGCAAGAATTTTTCTATAGCTCATGAGCCAAAAAACTCCACCATAAGTCCACCTCGATTAGATGCAACACATGGAGGGGTTGGAGCCACGTTATGTGGTCCCATGTTGTCAATGAATTACAGCGACGATGACCTTTAAGAACGTGCAACGTGCTTATAATTCACGCAATGTGCCGCCACTTCAGCCAAGTGGCCAACAAGGAACCTCTACGGCCCCACAGAGCTACACTAGGCCGCATAACTGCCAGTTTGATAAATCCGCTCCCAACCTTCATCCAGCTCCAATTCCATGAGAGGGCCACCAGGCAACTTATGGTTCATCAGTCCGTGTATTAGACCGTAATGCATCTTGCACTGCTGGTGTCATTTCCCAACCCGTTCCGGCCTATGCTCTACAAGAGTCGAGTAACAACAGTCGGCAAACCACACCCAAGATTAGCTGCAACAATCACCATCACTAACAGATAACCAATTTCCTGCGACAAATAAGAGTAGCATTACAACTGCAATACAACGGATTTTGCTATGTAGATCGaaaacatatcgctcatttgctgcaagaccggcataaatcaaaaaacgtaatttttgagttaatgctgcagaattgttcgttatatcatacttcatgttgagtgaaaaattcatatgaatacctcttatatgctccgcttgagaagagaatatatttcctgTTTTCCGTGTAAGTCagagtcagttgaaaactttaaacgcgttttctggcgtatcgattttttgacttatgccggtcttgcagccaatgagcgatatgtagttGATTTTATCGCTAGCTGTGGTTCAAAAAAACCAAGCTAAACAACAGCTTAGATCTTCTGATATGTGTGGGCTTAAACGTTTTACGTAAAGATAGTGAGCGAGATAGTGAAGATGGTCAGGTGGCTACGGTACTCTCGTAGCATTTCATTTTGCTATTGCTATCGCTCTCACTTTGACGGGAGCCATAGCAGAACAATATAAAGGTATGTGTTCTGCTCTGC
This region includes:
- the LOC125778292 gene encoding uncharacterized protein LOC125778292; amino-acid sequence: MGNEEDPEYNIPLSILKDKWSAEINSLMRMSVDLLQDLSPQVEFTLPMVREWNDDPCVDDTTEIHEIEESDDDDCIAEDPIKKIAASEAVEIFNKALQWAGDAMVDQSDMSVLRRLRE